A window of Aurantibacillus circumpalustris genomic DNA:
ACATAAATTTTTATTTGATTTTTAAATTATTTTTTAAGATTTGCAAAAGTATACATTCCTTTTTAAACCATTTTACAGTATTTTTGTTTTATATAGAACTTAACAAATATTAATATGAATCCTGAACTAAACAGCAAAGCGCCAGACTTTAAATTATTTAATACATTTAAAAAAGAAATCGGTCTCTCAGAACAAAAAGGCAAAAACGTTGTGTTATTGTTTTTTCCACTAGCTTTTACTAGCACATGTACAAAAGAATTATGTAGCATTCGAGATAATTATGCAATGTATAATGGCTTGAACGCCGTTGTATTTGGTATCTCAGGCGACTCTCTGTACAGCTTGGGTAAATTTAAAGAAGAACAAAAACTTAATTTTGATTTACTCAGCGACTTTAATAAAGATGTATCAACAGCTTATGGAAGTATTTATGAATTGTTCGGTTTTGGAATGAAAGGCGTTACTAAACGCGCGGCATTCGTAATTGATGCAGGCGGTATAATAAAGTATAAGGAAGTACTTGAAAACGCGAGTGAAGAGCCGAGTTATGAAGGAATCACAAGTACTTTGAGAGCATTAATCGCTTAGTTCCACTCAGTGGTTTTGAACTAACGATACCACTTTTACAAACTAATGCCTAAAAGTTAAACTATCTGTCCAAATTTTTGACTAATAGTAAATCAAAGGTTTTAACCAATGCTAAAATCATATTTTGATAAAAAATTAAATGAAGCCGGCTGCGACGAAGCTGGACGTGGTTGTCTTGCTGGTCCAGTGTATGCAGCGGCAGTTATTCTTCCCAAGAAATACAGAAACAAATGGCTCGACGATAGCAAAAAGTTGAGCGATAAAGACCGTTATGAACTCCGCCCTGAGATTGAAGAAAAAGCTCTTTCCTGGGCCGTTGGCGTTGTTACACATTTAGAAATTGACAAAATAAATATTCTCAACGCGTCCTTTTTAGCAATGCATCGTGCAATAGATCAACTCAACGTTGTGCCAGAACTTTTGCTTATTGATGGTAATCGTTTTAATCCCTATAAAAAATTAGTCCACAAATGTATCATTGGTGGAGACGCCAAATACATGAGCATTGCCGCAGCAAGTATTCTTGCTAAAACGTACCGGGATGATTTTATGAAGGCTGCCGCAGAAAAACATCCTCAATATTCTTGGGAAAAAAATATGGGTTATGCAACTAAACTCCACCGCAAAGCTATTCGTGAACACGGCCCCTGCGAGCTGCACAGAATGAGTTTTACTTTACTCCCAGGGCAACTGAATCTAACGTTCGATTGATCGCCTTAAATAAAAGTACGTTTAAGCGTCAATTACTGAATTTAAAGGAATCCAAACTACCAACAGTCACTTTTTAATAAGTCAGCTTTAAAATATATCCGAGTGAACTTATATTCCATACTTTTATGTAGTGTCGCGCTTTAAAACATTAACGTTCTGGATATTCGTATTTGCTGCCCTGGGAATTGGCGTTTACGCGTATTTCCATCTTAAAAATAACAAGAAACCAGAATTAGAAGCGATCACTTTATTGCCGGATCACTGTCTGTT
This region includes:
- a CDS encoding peroxiredoxin — protein: MNPELNSKAPDFKLFNTFKKEIGLSEQKGKNVVLLFFPLAFTSTCTKELCSIRDNYAMYNGLNAVVFGISGDSLYSLGKFKEEQKLNFDLLSDFNKDVSTAYGSIYELFGFGMKGVTKRAAFVIDAGGIIKYKEVLENASEEPSYEGITSTLRALIA
- a CDS encoding ribonuclease HII — its product is MLKSYFDKKLNEAGCDEAGRGCLAGPVYAAAVILPKKYRNKWLDDSKKLSDKDRYELRPEIEEKALSWAVGVVTHLEIDKINILNASFLAMHRAIDQLNVVPELLLIDGNRFNPYKKLVHKCIIGGDAKYMSIAAASILAKTYRDDFMKAAAEKHPQYSWEKNMGYATKLHRKAIREHGPCELHRMSFTLLPGQLNLTFD